GAGACCTAGATCTGAAAATCGTCTAAGACAAGCCTCCTTTAAATAGAAAACGTATTTTTACCGATTACCatctgtatatattttttaatttaaaataatccAAACAAGACAGGAAAGCGCAGCTTTTAGTTAATACTTTTACAGATCGATCGTGTAAAAAAGGGAAGCATTCATTAGACTATGAATATATTTCAGCACGATTATTGTAAGGCAATTATTAAGTTGGTTAAGAAAGCTCTTATCATTTTagtatgcaaatttttgtacCGAATAGAGATAATCGTATgtacacacagacatacatatgtatgtgcatatgtgtaTATGATGGAAATAGTTCAAGCCATAAATTAAATCTAGTCTGCTAGCTAAATTAAATAGCAGTACGAACAGATCCGATTCCCAAAGCACCAGCTTGTCATCTATCATTcttatacgagtatgtctaTCCCTAATTAATTGAACAGAAAAGAGCTGAATATTTTGACATAATTACTTAATATACGGAGCACTTTGGCTGATAAGTGACGTCAAATGTCAGATAGGAAAAACGCACATATAATTCGATTTCTAAATCAAGCCCCTGAATACTGAAAGTTTTCTCAGCAACGATTAGGATTGCGAAATTCCATCTAGAACTTTAATTTCACCACGATGACGTACACAATAGAAGAAGAACAGTGCGATATTGTTTGTACTTTCAAAGACCTTCCTTTCTTATTGAGATGatattgcaaataaatatattattgtgATAGAGTCGTGAAAAATGGTCGATCAATTAGCAAATTACTATTACACCGATCCAAATGAGCCTTGTCACAATTATGCCAACTATATGTTCCTCTTTTTAGAGCCCCAAAGGTCAGGTGACTGAAGCTGTGAAAGTGGCCATTGACGCTGGGTACCGGCACATTGACTGTGCCCACGTCTACCAGAACGAAGATGAGGTCGGTGCTGGCATCGAAGCTAAGATCAAGGAGGGAGTTGTGAAGCGGTAAGTACGCAATTGAGTTCATTTTGGGCATGGTTTTTATAATGACACGTGTCTGGCTTGCAGAGAGGAGCTGTTCATTACCAGCAAGCTGTGGAATACTTTCCACCGTCCGGACTTGGTCCGCAACGCCTGTGAGAACACATTGGAAGCGTTAAAATTGAAGTACATCGACTTGTACTTGATCCACTGGCCAATGGGCTACAAGGAGGGCTGCGACCTCTTCCCAGCCGATAAGGAAGGCAAGACCTTGTTCTCGCCAGTCGACTATGTAGATACCTGGAAGGCAATGGAGAAACTGGTGGAGGATGGTCTCGTCAAGTCCATTGGCGTCTCCAATTTCAACAAGAAGCAGATCCAGCGCGTCCTGGATGTGGCCAAAATCCCTCCGGCAACCAATCAGATTGAGTGCCACCCGTATCTGACACAAAAGAAGCTCATTGATTTCTGTAAGTCTCGCGATATTACTATTACCGCATACAGTCCACTGGGATCGCCCAACCGTCCCTGGGCCAAGTCTGGCGATCCAGTGATTCTAGAGGAGCCTAAGGTACTTGCGAGTGCATTTGATTTGTTCTGAATATACCGtcaatttcatatttttcatttattttatagatTAAGGAGATTGctgaaaagaagaagaagacacCTGGACAGATTCTCATCCGCTACCAGGTCCAGCGCGCAAACATCGTTATTCCCAAGTCAGTGACCAAGGAGCGCATCGAGTCGAACTTCCAGGtctttgatttcgttttgACCCCTGAAGAAATCGAAATAATCGAAAGCTTCGATTGCAATGGTCGTCTTGTGCCTTTGCTCAAGTGAGTAATTAATGTATTCCTTATTTAAAAAGTATCAGGTTATGTTTTAAGAAAAGTTTTAGTCGTGCTGTCTTTTATCAAAGAAATATTAAAAGGATAATAGAAAATCTATCCGACTGTCCATCTGTAAAACCATCTTGTTGCCACTTACTTGACTGCAAGGGGATCGATCGGTCGTAAAGATTTTTCACTGCATATTAATGAATTTATATACCCTCGAAATCTAGAAATTCTATAGTTATTGACTTTTTCAGGTTAACGactattattttaattataaaaaacagattttcatttgcataatactcgtacacatgcacaaaattatttcaatatttttattccaattattgtttatatttatttagagAGGCTGGTTGTCATAAATACTACCCATTTCACGACGAGTTTTAAGCGAAATGAAACCAATGtcaacagaaaataaaaaaaaaatacttattaTGAAATAATACACATTGAAACCAAATAATATTGCAAGACTAACAACGATCGACATTCAAGGCAAATCTTTGTAAACAGATATCTGGTGTATGCGtatgtttatttaaattcttTCAGTGCCTTCTCCTTCACCCCTCAGTTAATTTCTGTTTaccaaaaaatgtatttcccCCGCTTGACTTTTTACCTGCTTTTATTTGATGTTCTTGATTTATTTGAACTAATTTGAGAGCTTGAACATAGTTGTAGCCTAACAATCTGCTCGTATGTTTTATGCGCTTAACCGTAAAGCTGTTATCTCTTTTGGAGAGTGCTAATCAAAATCttcttaatttaatttcttgaATCAACTTTTAATTACGTTTTCTCTAATATTTTACAGCGTTTACGGACATCCCCACCATCCCTTTGAGAATGATGAATACTAGTTGGCAAGAGGTGCCGACCCAGTGCTAcacttttaaaatttaatttgttacaCAAACACCTAATGTTAAACCGTATGAATAAATAATCACAATTGGAACTATTTCGCTGCTGTATTGTAACTGAATTTTTGCAGAAATTTTATATTTGTCTTTGCCAAAGAAAGACTATGTGAGGCAATCGGCTCCTGCAGCTCTGACGTATGGCCCTGCCACGAGCGAGCGATTTACGTCGAGTCAAAGATCTAACAATTGTTTAATCCAAGCTACgagcaaatattttgcacagttgttttattaatttttaaaaggtaTTGACTTTAATCCATAGTTTAGTTCAGACAGTTTATTCAGTTTTtgttatacatttttttggcAACAATAGAAATACCAAATGTTTTTGAACAATTGAAGTTTTTGCAAGCCCCACAAAAGCATCTACGCAAACAGCCGAAATATAATGGGATCGCTGATCTGTTCCCCTGGTTAAGGTATAAAAGACGGTGAACCTCCAATTCGGCTAACAGATCTAGTAGATCTGACTCTTGGTCTCCTAGACGACCATGCGCTTGATATACGTCGCGGTTCTTGCCGCTTTACTGTCCCTCGCGGCGTCCCAATCATCATTACCCGTAACCGCAGTGGGTGCACCGGAAATAAAAGCCCAGCCATGCTGTGAAAGTGTTCGACAAACTCTCATAGAAATACGAAAGGATATCCGGCTGTGGCTACTCGATAGGCTGTTCGGAAAATTGATTCTTCTTCATGACGGAGAACTTTTGGGAAACCCAAACTATGTGAATTGTGCAAACGGAAAAAACCAAATTACCGTGCAAGACCAAAGTTCTCAAATTATCCACCAATTAGGTACCAATCCAAGCCAATCAAGTGACACGACCACCAGAACATCCACCGATGAAAAAGATCTGCTAGGATCATTGAGAGACCTCTACAATGGGGTCACCCAATCGAGCACCACCAACGGAAGCTCTGGTctttcctcttcctcaacaacgacaacgaccaCCACAAAATCCAACGATGAAAGCAATCAGTCTGCTTCAGTGTCTGAGCCCGTTGTCGATGCTAGTGAGTCCAGCAGCACCGTTGAAGGTGGAGATTCGAATCAGTCCTCTTCTTCTACAACGACTACAACCTCCACAACATCCAACGATGAAAGCAATCAGTCTGCTTCAGAGTCTGAGCCCGTTGTCGATGCCAGTGAGTCCAGCAGCACCGTTGAAGGTGGAGATTCGAATCAGTCCTCTTCTTCTACAACGACTACAGCCACCACAACATCCAACGATGAAAGCAATCAGTCTGCCTCAGAGTCTGAGCCCGTTGTCGATGCCAGTGAGTCCAGCAGCACCGTTGAAGGTGGAGATTCGAATCAGTCCTCTTCGTCTACAACGACTACAACCTCCACAACATCCAACGATGAAAGCAATCAGTCTGCTTCAGAGTCTGAGCCCGTTGTCGATGCCAGTGAGTCCAGCAGCACCGTTGAAGGTGGAGATTCGAATCAGTCCTCTTCTTCTACAACGACTACAACCTCCACAACATCCAACGATGAAATCAATCAGTCTGCTTCAGAGTCTGAGCCCATTGTCGATGCCAGTGAGTCCAGCAGCACTGTTGAAGGTGGAGACTCCAATCagtccgcctcctcctctacaacgacaaccacaaccacaacttCAGAGTCTGAGCCCGTTATCGATGCCAGCGATTCCAGCAGCACCGTTGAAGGTGGAGACTCGAATCAGTCCTCCTACtctacaacgacaacaaccaccacaacTTCAGAGTCTGAGCCCGTTGTCGATGCCAGCGAGTCCAACAGCACTGTTGAAGGTGGAGACTCGAATCAGTCCGCCTCCTCTTCTACAACGACAACCACAACTTCAGAGTCTGAGCCCGTTGTCGATGCCAGCGAGTCCAGCAGCACCGTTGAAGGCGGAGACTCGAATcagtcctcctcctctacaACGGCAACAACCACCACAACTTCAGAGTCTGACCCTGTTGTCGATGCCAGTCAGTCCAGCAGCACTGTTGAAGATGGAGACTCGAATCAGTCGTCATCCTCTACAACGAACACCACAACTTTAGAGTCTGAGCCCGTTGTCGATGCCAGCGAGTCCAGCAGCACCGTTGAAGGTGGAGATTCGAATCAGTCCTCTTCTTCTACAACGACTACAGCCAACACAACATCCAACGATGAAAGCAATCAGTCTGCCTCAGAGTCTGAGCCCGTTGTCGATGCCAGTGAGTCCAGCAGCACCGTTGCAGGTGGAGATTCGAATCAGTCCTCTTCGTCTACAACGACTACAACCTTCACAACATCCAACGATGAAAGCAATCAGTCTGCTTCAGAGTCTGAGCCCGTTGTCGATGCCAGCGAGTCCAACAGCACTGTTGAAGATGGAGACTCGAATCAGTCCGCCTCTTCCTCTACAacgacaaccacaaccacaacttCAGAGTCTGAGCCCGTTATCGATGCCAGCGATTCCAGCAGCACCGTTGAAGGTGGAGACTCGAATcagtcctcctcctctacaacgacaacaaccaccacaacTTCAGAGTCTGAGCCCGTTGTCGATGCCGGCGAGTCCAACAGCACTGTTGAAGGTGGAGACTCGAATCAGTCCGCCTCCTCTTCTACAACGACAACCACAACTTCAGAGTCTGAGCCCGTTGTCGATGCCAGCGAGTCCAGCAGCACCGTTGAAGGCGGAGACTCGAATcagtcctcctcctctacaacgacaacaaccaccacaacTTCAGAGTCTGACCCGGTTGTCGATGCCAGTCAGTCCAGCAGCATCGTGGAAGGTGGAGACTTGAATCAGTCGTCATCCTCTACAACGAACACCACAACTTTAGAGTCTGAGCCCGTTGTCGATGCCAGCGAATCCAGCACCACCGTTGAAGGTGGAGACTCGAATCAGTCCTCTTCTTCTACAACGACTACAACCACCACAACATCCAACGATGAAAGCAATCAGTCTGCTTCAGAGTCTGAGCCCGTTGTCGATGCCAGCGAGTCCAGCAGCACCGTTGAAGGCGGAGACTCGAATcagtcctcctcctctacaacgacaacaaccaccacaacTTCAGAGTCTGACCCTGTTGTCGATGCCAGTGAGTCCAGCAGCACCGTTGAAGGCGGAGACTCGAATCAGTCCTCTTCTtctacaacgacaacaaccaccacaacTTCAGAGTCTGAGCCCGTTATCGATGCCAGCGAATCCAGCACCACCGTTGAAGGTGGAGACTCGAGTCAGTCCTCTTCTTCTACAACGACTACAACCACCACAACATCCAACGATGAAAGCAATCAGTCTGCTTCAGAGACTGAGCCCGTTATCGATGCCAGCGAGTCCAACAGCACTGTTGAAGGTGGAGACTCCAATCAGTCCTCCTCTTCTACAACGACAACCACAACTTCAGAGTCTGAGCCCGTTATCGATGCCAGTGAGTCCAGCAGCATTGTTGAAGGTGGAGACTTGAATCAGTCGTCATCCTCTACAACGAACACCACAACTTTAGAGTCTGAGCCCGTTGTCGATGCCAGCGAGTCCAACAGCACTGTTGAAGGTGGAGACTCCAATCAGTCCTCCTCTTCTACAACGACAACCACAACTTCAGAGTCTGAGCCCGTTGTCGATGCCAGCGAGTCCAGCAGCACTGTTGAAGGTGGAGACTCGAATcagtcctcctcctctacaacgacaacaaccagCACAACTTCAGAGTCTGACCCTGTTGTCGATGCCAGTGAGTCCAGCAGCATTGTTGAAGGTGGAGACTTGAATCAGTCGTCATCCTCTACAACGAACACCACAACTTTAGAGTCTGAGCCCGTTGTCGATGCCAGCGAGTCCAACAGCACTGTTGAAGGTGGAGACTCCAATCAGTCCTCCTCTTCTACAACGACAACCACAACTTCAGAGTCTGAGCCCGTTGTCGATGCCAGCGAGTCCAGCAGCACTGTTGAAGGTGGAGACTCGAATCAGTCCTCTTCTtctacaacgacaacaaccaccacaacTTCAGAGTCTGACCCTGTTGTCGATGCCAGTGAGTCCAGCAGCATTGTTGAAGGTGGAGACTTGAATCAGTCGTCATCCTCTACAACGAACACCACAACTTTAGAGTCTGAGCCCGTTGTCGATGCCAGCGAGTCCAACAGCACTGTTGAAGGTGGAGACTCGAATCagtccgcctcctcctccacaacgacaacaaccaccTCAAATTCAGAGTCTGATCCCGTTATCGATGCCAGTGAGTCCAGCAGCATTGTTGAAGGTGGAGACTTGAATCAGTCGTCATCCTCTACAACGAACACCACAACTTTAGAGTCTGAGCCCGTTGTCGATGCCAGCGAGTCCAACAACACTGTTGAAGGTGGAGACTCGAATCagtccgcctcctcctctacaacgacaacaaccaccacaacTTCACAGTCTGACCCTGTTGACGATGCCAGTGAGTCCAGCAGCATTGTTGAAGGTGGAGACTTGAATCAGTCGTCATCCTCTACAACGAACACCACAACTTTAGAGTCTGAGCCCGTTGTCGATGCCAGCGAGTCCAACAGCACTGTTGAAGGTGGAGACTCGAATCagtccgcctcctcctccacaacgacaacaaccaccacaacTTCAGAGTCTGAGCCCGTTATCGATGCCAGCGAATCCAGCACCACCGTTGAAGGTGGAGACTCGAATCAGTCCTCTTCTtctacaacgacaacaaccaccacaacaTCCAACGATGAAAGCAATCAGTCTGCTTCAGAGTCTGACCCTGTTGTCGATGCCAGTGAGTCCAGCAGCACTGTTGAAGGTGGAGACTCGAATCAGTCCTCTTCTtctacaacgacaacaaccaccacaacTTCAGAGTCTGAGCCCGTTATCGATGCCAGCGAATCCAGCACCACCGTTGAAGGCGGAGACTCGAATCAGTCCTCTTCTTCTACAACGACTACAACCACCACAACATCCAACGATGAAAGCAATCAGTCTGCTTCAGAGTCTGACCCTGTTGTCGATGACAGTGAGTCCAGCAGCACTGTTGCAGGTGGAGACTCGAATCAGTTCTCCTCCtctacaacgacaacaaccaccacaacTTTAGAGTCTGAGCCCGTTGTCGATGCCAGCGAGTCCAGCAGCACTGTTGAAGGTGGAGACTCGAATcagtcctcctcctctacaacgacaacaaccagCACAACTTCAGAGTCTGACCCTGTTGTCGATGCCAGTGAGTCCAGCAGCATTGTTGAAGGTGGAGACTTGAATCAGTCGTCATCCTCTACAACGAACACCACAACTTTAGAGTCTGAGCCCGTTGTCGATGCCAGCGAGTCCAACAGCACTGTTGAAGGTGGAGACTCGAATCagtccgcctcctcctccacaacgacaacaaccaccTCAACTTCAGAGTCTGAGCCCGTTATCGATGCCAGTGAGTCCAGCAGCATTGTTGAAGGTGGAGACTTGAATCAGTCGTCATCCTCTACAACGAACACCACAACTTTAGAGTCTGAGCCCGTTGTCGATGCCAGCGAGTCCAACAGCACTGTTGAAGGTGGAGACTCGAATCagtccgcctcctcctccacaacgacaacaaccaccTCAACTTCAGAGTCTGAGCCCGTTGTCGATGCCAGAGAGTCCAGAAGCACCGTTGAAGGTGGAGACTCGAATcagtcctcctcctctacaTCGAATACAACCACCACAACATCCAACGATGAAAGCAGTCAGTCTGCCTCAGAGTCTGAGCCCGTTGTCGATGCCAGTGAGTCCAGCAGCACCGTTGAAGGTGGAGATTCGAATCAGTCCTCTTCTTCTACAACGACTACAACCACCACAGCTGCAGAGTCTGAGCCCGTTGTCGATGCCAGTGAGTCCAGCAGCACTGTTGAAGATGGAGACTCGAATCagtccgcctcctcctctacaacgacaacaaccaccacaacttcagagtctgagcccgttgtcgatgccagagagtccagcagcaccgttgaaggtggagactcgaatcagtcctcctcctctacaTCGAATACAACCACCACAACATCCAACGATGAAAGCAATCAGTCTGCCTCAGAGTCTGAGCCCGTTGTGGATGCCAGTGAGTCCAGCAGCACTGTTGAAGGTGGAGACTCGAATCAGTCCTCCtctacaacgacaacaaccaccacaacTTCAGAGTCTGACCCTGGTGTCGATGCCAGTGAGTCCAGCAGCACTGTTGAAGGTGGAGACTCGAATCagtccgcctcctcctctacaacgacaacaaccaaCACAACTTCAGAGTCTGACCCTGTTGTCGATGCCAGCGAGTCCAGCAGCACCGTTGAAAGTGGAGACTTGAATCAGTCCTCTTCTTCTACAACGACTACAACCACCACAGCTGCAGAGTCTGAGCCCGTTGTCGATGCCAGTGAGTCCAGCAGCACTGTTGAAGATGGAGACTCGAATCagtccgcctcctcctctacaacgacaacaaccaccacaacTTCAGAGTCTGATCCCGTTGTCGATGCCAGCGAGTCCAGCAGCACCGTTGAAGGTGGAGATTCGAATCAGTCCTCTTCTTCTACAACGACTACAACCACCACAACATCCAACGATGAAATCAATCAGTCTGCTTCAGAGTCTAAGCCCATTGTCGATGCCAGTGAGTCCAGCAGCACTGTTGAAGGTGGAGACTCGAATcagtcctcctcctctacaacgacaacaaccaccacaacTTCAGAGTCTGACCCTGTTGTCGATGCCAGTGAGTCCAGCAGCACTGTTGAAGGTGGAGACTCGAATCagtccgcctcctcctctacaacgacaacaaccaaCACAACTTCAGAGTCTGAGCCCGTTGTCGATGCCAGTGAGTCCAGCAGCACCGTTGAAGTTGGAGACTCGAATcagtcctcctcctctacaACGACTACAACCACCACAACATCCAACGATGAAAGCAATCAGTCTGCTTCAAAGTCTGAGCCCGTTGTCGATGCCAGTGAGTCCAGCAGCACCGTTGAAGGTGGAGATTCGAATCAGTCCTCTTCTTCTACAACGACTACAACCACCACAACATCCAATGATGTAATCAATCAGTCTGCTTCAGAGTCTGACCCTGTTGTCGATGCCAGTGAGTCCAGCAGCACTGTTGAAGGTGGAGACTCGAATcagtcctcctcctctacaACGGCAACAACCACCACAACTTCAGAGTCTGACCCTGGTGTCGATGCCAGTGAGTCCAGCAGCACTGTTGAAGGGGGAGACTCGAATcagtcctcctcctctacaacgacaacaaccaccacaacTTCAGAGTCTGACCCTGTTGTCGATGCCAGTGAGTCCAGCAGCACTGTTGAAGGTGGAGACTCGAATCagtccgcctcctcctctacaacgacaacaaccaaCACAACTTCAGAGTCTGACCCTGTTGTCGATGCCAGCGAGTCCAGCAGCACCGTTGAAAGTGGAGACTTGAATCAGTCCTCTTCCTCTACAACGAACACCACAACTTCAGAGTCTGATCCCGTTGTCGATGCCAGCGAGTCCAGCAGCACCGTTGAAGGTGGAGATTCGAATCAGTCCTCTTCTTCTACAACGACTACAACCACCACAACATCCAACGATGAAAGCAATCAGTCTGCTTCAGAGTCTGAGCCCGTTGTCGATGCCAGTGAGTCCAGCAGCACCGTTGAAGGTGGAGATTCGAATCAGTCCTCTTCTTCTACAACGACTACAACCACCACAACATCCAACGATGAAAGCAATCAGTCTGCTTCAGAGTCTGAGCCAGTTGTCTATGCCAGTGAATCCAGCAGCAGTGTTGAAGGTGGAGACTCGAATCAGTCCGCTTCCTCCtctacaacgacaacaaccaccaGAACTTCAGAGTCTGACCCTGTTGTCGATGCCAGTGAGTCCAGCAGCACTGTTGAAGGTGGAGACTCGAATCagtccgcctcctcctccacaacgacaacaaccaccacaacTTCAGAGTCTGAGCCCGTTGTCGAGGCCAGCGAGTCCAGCAGCACCGTTGAAGGTGGAGACTTGAATCAGTCCTCTTCCTCTACAACGAACACCACAACTTCAGAGTCTGATCCCGTTGTCGATGCCAGCGAGTCCAGCAGCACCGTTGAAGGTGGAGACTTGAATCAGTCCTCTTCTTCTACAACGACTACAACCACCACAACATCCAACGATGAAAGCAATCAGTCTGCCTCAGAGTCTGAGCCCGTTGTCGATGCCAGTAAGTCCAGCAGCACCGTTGAAGGTGGAGATTCGAATCAGTCCTCTTCTTCTACAACGACTACAACCACCACAACATCCAACGATGAAAGCAATCAGTCTGCTTCAGAGTCTGAGCCCGTTGTCGATGCCAGTGAGTCCAGCAGCACCGTTGAAGGTGGAGATTCGAATCAGTCCTCTTCTACAACGACTACAACCACCACAACATCCAACGATGAAAGCAATCAGTCTGCTTCAGAGTCTGAGCCAGTTGTCGATGCCAGTGAATCCAGCAGCACTGTTGAAGGTGGAGACTCGAATcagtcctcctcctctacaacgacaacaaccaccaGAACTTCAGAGTCTGACCCTGTTGTCGATGCCAGTGAGTCCAGCAGCACTGTTGAAGGTGGAGATTCGAATCAGTCCTCTTCTTCTACAACGACTACAACCACCACAACATCCAACGATGAAAGCAATCAGTCTGCTTCAGAGTCTGAGCCCGTTGTCGATGCCAGTGAGTCCAGCAGCACCGTTGAAGGTGGAGATTCGAATCAGTCCTCTTCTACAACGACTACAACCACCACAACATCCAACGATGAAAGCAATCAGTCTGCCTCAGAGTCTGAGCCCGTTGTCGATGCCAGTAAGTCCAGCAGCACCGTTGAAGGTGGAGATTCGAATCAGTCCTCTTCTTCTACAACGACTACAACCACCACAACATCCAACGATGAAAGCAATCAGTCTGCTTCAGAGTCTGAGCCAGTTGTCGATGCCAGTGAATCCAGCAGCAGTGTTGAAGGTGGAGACTCGAATcagtcctcctcctctacaacgacaacaaccaccaGAACTTC
The sequence above is a segment of the Drosophila pseudoobscura strain MV-25-SWS-2005 chromosome X, UCI_Dpse_MV25, whole genome shotgun sequence genome. Coding sequences within it:
- the Muc68Ca gene encoding serine-rich adhesin for platelets isoform X8; this encodes MRLIYVAVLAALLSLAASQSSLPVTAVGAPEIKAQPCCESVRQTLIEIRKDIRLWLLDRLFGKLILLHDGELLGNPNYVNCANGKNQITVQDQSSQIIHQLGTNPSQSSDTTTRTSTDEKDLLGSLRDLYNGVTQSSTTNGSSGLSSSSTTTTTTTKSNDESNQSASVSEPVVDASESSSTVEGGDSNQSSSSTTTTTSTTSNDESNQSASESEPVVDASESSSTVEGGDSNQSSSSTTTTATTTSNDESNQSASESEPVVDASESSSTVEGGDSNQSSSSTTTTTSTTSNDESNQSASESEPVVDASESSSTVEGGDSNQSSSSTTTTTSTTSNDEINQSASESEPIVDASESSSTVEGGDSNQSASSSTTTTTTTTSESEPVIDASDSSSTVEGGDSNQSSYSTTTTTTTTSESEPVVDASESNSTVEGGDSNQSASSSTTTTTTSESEPVVDASESSSTVEGGDSNQSSSSTTATTTTTSESDPVVDASQSSSTVEDGDSNQSSSSTTNTTTLESEPVVDASESSSTVEGGDSNQSSSSTTTTANTTSNDESNQSASESEPVVDASESSSTVAGGDSNQSSSSTTTTTFTTSNDESNQSASESEPVVDASESNSTVEDGDSNQSASSSTTTTTTTTSESEPVIDASDSSSTVEGGDSNQSSSSTTTTTTTTSESEPVVDAGESNSTVEGGDSNQSASSSTTTTTTSESEPVVDASESSSTVEGGDSNQSSSSTTTTTTTTSESDPVVDASQSSSIVEGGDLNQSSSSTTNTTTLESEPVVDASESSTTVEGGDSNQSSSSTTTTTTTTSNDESNQSASESEPVVDASESSSTVEGGDSNQSSSSTTTTTTTTSESDPVVDASESSSTVEGGDSNQSSSSTTTTTTTTSESEPVIDASESSTTVEGGDSSQSSSSTTTTTTTTSNDESNQSASETEPVIDASESNSTVEGGDSNQSSSSTTTTTTSESEPVIDASESSSIVEGGDLNQSSSSTTNTTTLESEPVVDASESNSTVEGGDSNQSSSSTTTTTTSESEPVVDASESSSTVEGGDSNQSSSSTTTTTSTTSESDPVVDASESSSIVEGGDLNQSSSSTTNTTTLESEPVVDASESNSTVEGGDSNQSSSSTTTTTTSESEPVVDASESSSTVEGGDSNQSSSSTTTTTTTTSESDPVVDASESSSIVEGGDLNQSSSSTTNTTTLESEPVVDASESNSTVEGGDSNQSASSSTTTTTTSNSESDPVIDASESSSIVEGGDLNQSSSSTTNTTTLESEPVVDASESNNTVEGGDSNQSASSSTTTTTTTTSQSDPVDDASESSSIVEGGDLNQSSSSTTNTTTLESEPVVDASESNSTVEGGDSNQSASSSTTTTTTTTSESEPVIDASESSTTVEGGDSNQSSSSTTTTTTTTSNDESNQSASESDPVVDASESSSTVEGGDSNQSSSSTTTTTTTTSESEPVIDASESSTTVEGGDSNQSSSSTTTTTTTTSNDESNQSASESDPVVDDSESSSTVAGGDSNQFSSSTTTTTTTTLESEPVVDASESSSTVEGGDSNQSSSSTTTTTSTTSESDPVVDASESSSIVEGGDLNQSSSSTTNTTTLESEPVVDASESNSTVEGGDSNQSASSSTTTTTTSTSESEPVIDASESSSIVEGGDLNQSSSSTTNTTTLESEPVVDASESNSTVEGGDSNQSASSSTTTTTTSTSESEPVVDARESRSTVEGGDSNQSSSSTSNTTTTTSNDESSQSASESEPVVDASESSSTVEGGDSNQSSSSTTTTTTTAAESEPVVDASESSSTVEDGDSNQSASSSTTTTTTTTSESEPVVDARESSSTVEGGDSNQSSSSTSNTTTTTSNDESNQSASESEPVVDASESSSTVEGGDSNQSSSTTTTTTTTSESDPGVDASESSSTVEGGDSNQSASSSTTTTTNTTSESDPVVDASESSSTVESGDLNQSSSSTTNTTTSESDPVVDASESSSTVEGGDLNQSSSSTTTTTTTTSNDESNQSASESEPVVDASKSSSTVEGGDSNQSSSSTTTTTTTTSNDESNQSASESEPVVDASESSSTVEGGDSNQSSSTTTTTTTTSNDESNQSASESEPVVDASESSSTVEGGDSNQSSSSTTTTTTRTSESDPVVDASESSSTVEGGDSNQSSSSTTTTTTTTSNDESNQSASESEPVVDASESSSTVEGGDSNQSSSTTTTTTTTSNDESNQSASESEPVVDASKSSSTVEGGDSNQSSSSTTTTTTTTSNDESNQSASESEPVVDASESSSSVEGGDSNQSSSSTTTTTTRTSESDPVVDASESSSTVEGGDSNQSSSSTTTTTTTASESVPVVDVSESSSTVEGGDSNQSSSSTTNTTTSESDPVVDASESSSTVEGGDSNQSSSSTTTTTTTASESAPVVDVSESSSTVEGGDSNQSSSSTTTTTSTSNDEKSSSSSDPVVYSRTSKKGGSSSQSSSTTTTSTTSSSGNTPTSSSSKPVVNVSQSSSTKGNGGSKKSSSTKTTTITTSINGKPVVDASQGSTVVNGGKSSSTSSKTTKTYTSSSSRIPEKNRKSSTTTSKTTKTYSSSSSGVPKALKESSSSESAPTSLSDVPKSNGKSSSTSSKTTTTYTSSSLKVPKTKTSYSWSSSSKKISNGGKAYGVPVPGSITGKSGSGSRKAWSKRSTTQITSQPAIDASSIDGGSNSWSKLIKRSTPGSLTEDETSGRGIGSRGSHSWSQRSGFSGDSSDLAGSTDFRARFGRDRNGRNELLNSGNQGSRSWTKTSSEANENDTENADDNVASEDNSEDLKNVQESSSGDETSDQAGSLQGSGQYPGQYWWGGNRRWVGARPNWRYGWRPYGSGWGGWNNRYQKSWTA